Proteins encoded together in one Kutzneria kofuensis window:
- a CDS encoding NADP-dependent oxidoreductase: protein MKAIAQTEFGDASVLSLQELPDPVVGPDQVLVAVKATSVNPVDFKIRLGYLQGALPHHFPLIQGWDAAGVVVQAGPAVDGYAPGDEVFGYLRKDHVQNGTYAELVAAPERGLAHKPAGITFEQAAALPLAGLTALQLLKKIGVGEDDTVLVHAAAGGVGHFAVQIARVLGAAKVIGTASERNHDFLRSLGAEPVTYGEGLEDRVAALLGGDGKVDAVVDLIGGDALRVSPKLVRDPARIGSIIDAGVREFGGQYVFVKPNSEQLAWLGERTASGEITVSIEKVFPLAEAADAQRLAEGGHVRGKIVITV, encoded by the coding sequence GTGAAGGCAATCGCCCAGACCGAGTTCGGCGACGCGAGCGTGCTGTCGCTCCAGGAGCTGCCGGACCCGGTGGTCGGGCCGGACCAGGTGCTGGTGGCGGTGAAGGCGACGAGCGTGAACCCGGTGGACTTCAAGATCCGCCTCGGCTACCTGCAGGGCGCGCTGCCGCACCACTTCCCGCTGATCCAGGGCTGGGACGCGGCGGGCGTGGTGGTGCAGGCCGGCCCGGCGGTCGACGGCTACGCGCCCGGTGACGAGGTTTTCGGCTACCTGCGCAAGGACCACGTTCAGAACGGCACTTACGCGGAGCTGGTGGCGGCGCCGGAACGGGGCCTGGCGCACAAGCCGGCGGGCATCACGTTCGAGCAGGCGGCGGCGCTGCCGCTGGCCGGGCTGACGGCGTTGCAACTGCTGAAGAAGATCGGCGTCGGCGAGGACGACACGGTGCTGGTGCACGCTGCGGCCGGTGGGGTCGGCCACTTCGCGGTGCAGATCGCCCGCGTGCTCGGCGCGGCGAAGGTCATCGGCACGGCGTCCGAACGCAACCACGACTTCCTGCGCTCGCTGGGCGCCGAGCCGGTGACCTACGGCGAGGGCCTGGAGGATCGGGTGGCGGCGCTGCTGGGCGGCGACGGCAAGGTGGACGCGGTGGTGGACCTGATCGGCGGCGACGCGCTGCGGGTCTCGCCGAAGCTGGTACGCGATCCGGCTCGCATCGGATCGATCATCGACGCCGGCGTCCGCGAGTTCGGCGGGCAGTACGTCTTCGTCAAGCCGAACAGCGAGCAGCTGGCCTGGCTGGGCGAACGCACCGCATCGGGTGAGATCACGGTGTCGATCGAGAAGGTGTTCCCGCTCGCCGAGGCGGCGGACGCGCAGCGCCTGGCCGAGGGCGGCCACGTGCGCGGCAAGATCGTCATCACGGTCTGA